The genomic interval CCTCGAGCAGCGGCGTGTTCAACGCGGCCTCCTCGTAGGGACCGGGATTGCCGAAGGGATCAGTCGGCGATGCCATCCACGTACTCGGCGTGAGGATCTGGTAGGTGTCGATCACGCCGTCCTCGATGACGACGTGGTGTGTGAGGTAGCCGCGACCGGCCTCCCAGAAACCGACGCCGCGTTGGGTACCCGACGAGGGGACGTCGAACGGTGCGTGGATGTCAGACGCTCCCTGTTTCAGGCGGTCGAGCGCCTCAACGAACCCGGTGTAGCAGACGAGCGCGCAGTACGCGATGTGGTAGGCCTTCGCGCGCATCCGCTCGGCGGCGTTCAGCCGCTCAGGGATGTCCCACCGCAGCGTCATCTCGGGCAGTTCGGTCTCGGGCAGGTGGAGGTTCAGCCCGTCGCCAGTCGGCTCGATGTACGGGTTATCGACCTCCTTGGCCATCGCGGTGATCCAGTGGCGGGAGTGGGGGCCGGTCTCCATCACCTGCCGGTCCCACCGGGGCGAGGTCCCCCACGTGTACTTCTCACGCCAGGACGTTCCCTCGGGCTTTGGACGCGTCTCCTTATTCCAGGGGTGGTACGGGCTGATCGGTCCGCCCGCCGGCGTCTCCGAAAAGCGTGGCCCCTCGTCGTCGGTCCAGTCTTCGTAGAAGGAGTGGTCGACGAACTCCTCGACGCCCATGTCGATCTCTGTCAAATTCGTCGTCACGAGTTCGCCGTCGATGATGACGCCAGGCGTCGACAACCGGGCCAGCCCCCACTCGTCGGCGTCCTCGTAGCGGGCGTTGTACGCGTCGGGGTCGTCCCAGATGCCCGTTCCGATGAGGTTCACGGGGCGCTCGCCGACGTGTTCGTAGTCCTCCAGCTCCGCAAGCAGGAAGTCCAGCAAGTCATCCCAGACGAACGCGATCTTCTTCGCGTAGTCGAAGAAGTGGTTGAGTCGCGTGTAGAATTGCTGGAACGACGTCCGCGTCAGCGTCGTCGTCAGCCCGCCAGGCGCGATGGTTGAGGGGTGGGGATACTTCCCCAGCATGAGCGACGCCGCCGACCGCGCTTCGCGGGTGTTCTCGAGCGCCTCGAGGTAGAGTTCTCCCTCCAGCGGGTTCATCGCGGTCATGATCTCGCCGATCGTCTCGTAGCCGTGGACGTCGGCGTGGGGCGCGCTCGTCTCCATCGCCTGCTCGACCACGTCGGGATTGCTCTGTGAGAGCAGCGATTCCGAGTAGTCCGGGCCGGCGAGCAGGAACAGGTGCAGCGAGTGGTCGTAGAGGAACGCCGCCGCCTGGCCCATGTTGCGCGCCCAGACGCCCATCGGCGGTGGTTCGACGGGGAATGCCATCTCGAGGGCCATCGACGAACACAGCGAGTGGACGGCCCCGCAGACGCCGCAGGCGCGACTCGAGAGGTCGATTGCGTCTCGCGGATCGCGCCCTTCGAGGATGATCTCGTACCCACGGAACAGTGTCGCCTGGGAGTGTGCCTCGAGTACCTCCTCGTTCTCGAGATCGGCCTTTGCGTGGAACGCCAGCGCGCCGGCGATACGCGTCACCGGATCGATGTTCACATCCTTGACGCCCTCGCTCGGTTCCCTCCCACGCTGCGCTTCCTCTTCGGCCACCCGTTCGCCGCCGTTGGTTTCCTGTTTGCCGAGACCGTTCACTGCCACGCCGTCGTGTTCACCGGGTACGTCGAAGCCCCGCTCTTCGGATCGGATCGGATTTCCGTCGTCGTCGAACTCGATCGGCAGGTTGTCGAACGTCATGCCATTTTAGTTCGTATGTCCGGGTTTCGGTCGTTCGCGTTCGCCGACTCGGCCGGGTCGTTCATCCGAATCGGTAAGTTGCTCGCGGACATCGCTGGGCATCGTCTCCAAAATCTCCTCGTAGATCGCTTCGGGATCCGATTCGTCCAGCGCCACGTCGTCCGTCACGTCCGCATACCCGCACGCTGACGGGTGGTCTTCGTCGGCATCCGACGGCCGGTCGACGTCGTCGGCCTCATCCGCGAGGTACGGATTGCCGTCGTCGTCAAACTCGATCGGCAGGTTGCTGAAACACATTTTCATCCACCCCACGTCGGTTCGGGTTGCTCCTCCTCCGCGTAGTTCGAGTCGCGCATGTGCCACCACCGGTAGACGCGCTCTTCGACGCCCGGCGACTCGTCCCAACGGACCTCGCGGTCCGTCTTCTTGATCGTCCGCTGACGGAGCCTACGCATGACGCCGCCGAGGATCTTCGAGCCGGTCGACGAGATCATCGAGCCCGGTGGCGCCTTGAAGTACGGGGTAAACTTGTCCGGGAAGCCGGGCATCGTACAGCCGATGCACTTCCCGCCCATGTTCATGCAGCCGCCGATCCCGCCGCTGTTGCGCCGCGACGGCATGTTACACTTCACAACCGGCCCCCAGCAGCCGGGTACCTCGACGAGACACTTTTCGCTGCCGTACTCCTCAGCGAAGTCGCCCTCTTCGTAGTAGGATCCGCGTTCGCAATTTCGGTGGACGGTCTCGCCGAACAGCCACTTCGGCCGTCCGAGTTCGTCGAGTTCGGGCAACGGTCCAATATCCTCGACGTAGAACAGGAGGTGCGCCACGGTCTCGATGAAGTTATCTCCGATCGGCGCACAGCCGGGGACGTTGACGACGGGGAGTCCGAGAACGCTCCGATAGTCCCGTCCGAGGTAGTCCATCGTTCCCATCGCGTCGGTGGCGTTCCCCTTCGCCGCCGGGATGCCGCCCCAGGTGGCACAGGTTCCGATCGCGATGACCGCGGCCGCGCCCGGTGCGAGCCGATCGAGCCAGTCGACCATCTTGATTGGCTCGCCCTCCTCCTCGCCGAGGGAGATCCAGTAGCCGTCGCCGTCGATGAGCCGCTCGTTCGGGACGCTTCCCTCCACGATCACCACGTACGGATCGCGTTCGCCGTTCACGGCCGCCTCGAACTCCTTGACGTACTCATCGCCCCACTCAACGGACAGGACGGGGTGGTGGAGTTCGATTCTGGGCAGGTTCGGAATGTCACCCCGCAGCAGGTGCTCGAGCCCCGGTTCCGTCGCCGAGAGCGCCGCAACCGAACAGCCGTCGCAGCTCTCGCCCGCGAGCCAGTAGGCGTGCAGGACGTCCTCCTCCTCTTTCACTGCCTCGCCTTCTCCGGCCCGTAATCCCTCCGCTCCCTCCTCGGGTTCCTCGGGCCAGAGAGCGTCCGCTTCCGACTCCGAATCGACGTCTCCTTCACCCGACGGGTCGGACTTCGGGGCCAGATCGTCTGGAATGCCACTCATTACCAAACACTAGTGTGGCTGACGGCTGCCACGTTGATAAAGATCCGCTTCGGGAAACCGAAGTAATAGTGGCACGGCGGGCGTAAGAGCGACTTAACAGAGCGATAGGGTCTTTCACGTTCCCTCGAGTCATCCGTCGACCGACCCGTTCGACCTGAGCTTGTCGATGACCAGTTCGATATGTTCGACGGCCCGTGGAACCGCCGCGCAAACGGGATCGCTCAATTGGTCCTCGAGATCGTCCGTCTCGTACGGTTCGCAGCCGACCAGCACCGTCGGTTCCGGCAGCACGTCGAGCGCCTCCCCGAGGACGAGCACCTTCGACGGATCGGTCTGGTGCATGTCGGCCGCGAAGCCGCCGATCTCGCGCTTCGAGTACCCATCAAGGTCCGGCACGTCCGCGCGTTCGACGTAGAGCGTCCCGGGTTCCTCGTTGCGTTCCATCGCGTCGACCAGAACGAGCGCGTCGTACTCGTCGAGCAGTTCCTGGGCCATGCTCACGCCGGAGATGCCGACCTCCACGACCTCGACGTCAGAGGGGAGGTCTCGGTCCTCGAGCGCGTCCGCGACCGCGACGCCAAAGCCGTCGTCTCCACGCAACAGGTTCCCCATACACGCGACGAGGATCCGTCCGGTCACGCGTTCCACTCCGCGAACGTGAGAGTTAATAGTTGCGCTACCAAGGAACACACGTTTATCAGTCCGGGCGAGGTAATTCGCGTAATGGCTCACGACTCCGCCACGGCCGACGACGGAGACGGCGAGACGCCGAAGGAGTCTCGTGAAGACGACGATAGCGCGGAGCTTCGCTCCGCGGCCCATTTGAGCGGGCAACGCCCGCGGGAAGAAGCCGTCGACGACGAACTGTTCTGGCGCGACGAGGTGCTGGAGGCGATGTACTGGATGATCGGCGAGGGGATCGAAGAGGCCGTCGCTCCGTCGGATCTCCGCGGCTTCCTCGACGCGTCGGCCGACGTCGTCGAGCGGACGTTCT from Natrinema salifodinae carries:
- a CDS encoding hydrogenase maturation protease; this translates as MTGRILVACMGNLLRGDDGFGVAVADALEDRDLPSDVEVVEVGISGVSMAQELLDEYDALVLVDAMERNEEPGTLYVERADVPDLDGYSKREIGGFAADMHQTDPSKVLVLGEALDVLPEPTVLVGCEPYETDDLEDQLSDPVCAAVPRAVEHIELVIDKLRSNGSVDG
- a CDS encoding nickel-dependent hydrogenase large subunit, with product MTFDNLPIEFDDDGNPIRSEERGFDVPGEHDGVAVNGLGKQETNGGERVAEEEAQRGREPSEGVKDVNIDPVTRIAGALAFHAKADLENEEVLEAHSQATLFRGYEIILEGRDPRDAIDLSSRACGVCGAVHSLCSSMALEMAFPVEPPPMGVWARNMGQAAAFLYDHSLHLFLLAGPDYSESLLSQSNPDVVEQAMETSAPHADVHGYETIGEIMTAMNPLEGELYLEALENTREARSAASLMLGKYPHPSTIAPGGLTTTLTRTSFQQFYTRLNHFFDYAKKIAFVWDDLLDFLLAELEDYEHVGERPVNLIGTGIWDDPDAYNARYEDADEWGLARLSTPGVIIDGELVTTNLTEIDMGVEEFVDHSFYEDWTDDEGPRFSETPAGGPISPYHPWNKETRPKPEGTSWREKYTWGTSPRWDRQVMETGPHSRHWITAMAKEVDNPYIEPTGDGLNLHLPETELPEMTLRWDIPERLNAAERMRAKAYHIAYCALVCYTGFVEALDRLKQGASDIHAPFDVPSSGTQRGVGFWEAGRGYLTHHVVIEDGVIDTYQILTPSTWMASPTDPFGNPGPYEEAALNTPLLEDFTDEEDFSGMDILRSIRSFDPCMPCTVHLHTDRQRDVITEDVTSCGCSFTDGDQPAEEAIRDIISGD
- a CDS encoding NADH-quinone oxidoreductase subunit B family protein is translated as MSGIPDDLAPKSDPSGEGDVDSESEADALWPEEPEEGAEGLRAGEGEAVKEEEDVLHAYWLAGESCDGCSVAALSATEPGLEHLLRGDIPNLPRIELHHPVLSVEWGDEYVKEFEAAVNGERDPYVVIVEGSVPNERLIDGDGYWISLGEEEGEPIKMVDWLDRLAPGAAAVIAIGTCATWGGIPAAKGNATDAMGTMDYLGRDYRSVLGLPVVNVPGCAPIGDNFIETVAHLLFYVEDIGPLPELDELGRPKWLFGETVHRNCERGSYYEEGDFAEEYGSEKCLVEVPGCWGPVVKCNMPSRRNSGGIGGCMNMGGKCIGCTMPGFPDKFTPYFKAPPGSMISSTGSKILGGVMRRLRQRTIKKTDREVRWDESPGVEERVYRWWHMRDSNYAEEEQPEPTWGG